In Euphorbia lathyris chromosome 10, ddEupLath1.1, whole genome shotgun sequence, a single genomic region encodes these proteins:
- the LOC136208629 gene encoding mediator of RNA polymerase II transcription subunit 19a-like isoform X2: MMDPESKKFGGGPRELCGAVDLINKFKLWPHHNFFCKRSLPLSISQSHYLQNVVGDREIKKGEGVELDQLSQNIPLLRDRNAYIRAFDIGLLREAFQVRETTQVVLPIAEKGFPTASMRSRRKSRKDKEKKHKILKNEKMDNDHTKVKLCDKDGSNEKYKKRSGLAPGPPENLKKQPDKRRRYNG, from the exons GGCCAAGGGAGCTCTGTGGTGCTGTAGATCTCATAAATAAGTTCAAGCTTTGGCCTCATCATAATTTCTTTTGCAAGAGGTCCCTCCCGTTGTCCATATCTCAGAGCCATTATCTCCAGAATGTTGTGGGTGACAGAGAAATCAAGAAAGGAGAAGGGGTGGAACTGGATCAGCTTTCTCAGAATATCCCACTTTTGAGAGATAGAAATGCCTACATACGAGCTTTTGATATAGGTCTGCTAAGGGAAGCCTTTCAAGTGAGGGAAACCACTCAAGTTGTTCTGCCTATT GCCGAAAAAGGGTTTCCTACTGCATCAATGAGATCAAGGAGGAAGTCGAGAAAAGATAAAGAGAAGAAGCACAAGATactaaaaaatgagaaaatggacaACGATCATACAAAGGTCAAACTTTGCGACAAGGATGGAAGCAAtgagaaatataaaaaaagaagtGGATTGGCACCTGGTCCTCCTGAGAACTTGAAGAAGCAGCCTGACAAG AGGAGACGGTACAACGGATAA
- the LOC136208629 gene encoding mediator of RNA polymerase II transcription subunit 19a-like isoform X1: MMDPESKKFGGGPRELCGAVDLINKFKLWPHHNFFCKRSLPLSISQSHYLQNVVGDREIKKGEGVELDQLSQNIPLLRDRNAYIRAFDIGLLREAFQVRETTQVVLPIQAEKGFPTASMRSRRKSRKDKEKKHKILKNEKMDNDHTKVKLCDKDGSNEKYKKRSGLAPGPPENLKKQPDKRRRYNG; the protein is encoded by the exons GGCCAAGGGAGCTCTGTGGTGCTGTAGATCTCATAAATAAGTTCAAGCTTTGGCCTCATCATAATTTCTTTTGCAAGAGGTCCCTCCCGTTGTCCATATCTCAGAGCCATTATCTCCAGAATGTTGTGGGTGACAGAGAAATCAAGAAAGGAGAAGGGGTGGAACTGGATCAGCTTTCTCAGAATATCCCACTTTTGAGAGATAGAAATGCCTACATACGAGCTTTTGATATAGGTCTGCTAAGGGAAGCCTTTCAAGTGAGGGAAACCACTCAAGTTGTTCTGCCTATT CAGGCCGAAAAAGGGTTTCCTACTGCATCAATGAGATCAAGGAGGAAGTCGAGAAAAGATAAAGAGAAGAAGCACAAGATactaaaaaatgagaaaatggacaACGATCATACAAAGGTCAAACTTTGCGACAAGGATGGAAGCAAtgagaaatataaaaaaagaagtGGATTGGCACCTGGTCCTCCTGAGAACTTGAAGAAGCAGCCTGACAAG AGGAGACGGTACAACGGATAA